TGATTTTGGACTGACTAACGGTTTTATTTGTTCTGCTGCATATGGAAGTAGTTGCGCGTATTGTGATGGAATCTGTCAGTGGCAGACTGAGATCGGTCCTTATTGTGGTAATGGTGTAAAAGACGGTCCAGAACAATGTGATACCGGATCGTCTAACGGCGTTCTTTGCACGGCCCCTTATGGAGGTAGCTGTTTGTATTGTGATGCAAGTTGCCATTCACAAACTATACAGGGTTTGAGCTGCGGTGATGGTATTGTTAGTAATGGTGAGCAATGTGATGGTGTGAATGTTAGTGGTAATACGTGCGCCGCATTGGGATTCACCGGAGGCACATTGAGTTGCGCCACTGACTGCTCCTCTTTGAATACGGCTAATTGTTATAATCAAATTTGTGGAAATAATGTGGCCGAAGGGAGTGAGGCATGTGATGGTTCCGACCTAAAGGGTAAAACTTGCGCTGCGCTTGGGTATAATGGAGGATCTTTAAGTTGTTCGGGTTGCTCATTTGTTACTTCAAATTGTTGCTCGACTAATTTGGCAGGAATACAAGTTTGTGCTGATAATTGGCATCAAACATATTTTAATGGTGCATTTATTGGCACGTCTGCTGACTGGCACGATGTGACATCATATAGTGTTACAGTACAACCAGGAAAAAATGTCATCGCCTTTAAGGCATCTGACGCAGGCGGTTGGTGGGGCGTTTCATTGACATTAAACAGAAGTACTTGTAATAATATGACTACTAATGACTTGAGCAATTGGAAATGCTCCGGTACTCCTGGTGCGAGCTGGGAACAGATAAATTACGATGATTCATCTTGGCCGGCGGCGACATTTGGTTATCCGGGAACGGTTGGCGTCAGACCAGGTAATTACATGAGTGGCATTAGTCAAATATGGGCATCAGGGTATGGTGAGTATGCGACGGTTTATTGTCGTTATACATTTATGTATTAATTAGAAGTATTAAGAAATTTTATGTCAGCAAAAACAACAACAATTTATACTTGTGCAAAATGCGATGCTCAATCTCAAAAGTGGAGCGGGCGTTGTTTGTCGTGTGGAGCGTGGGGAACGCTCGGAGAAGAAACTTTGAATCGGCAGGAGGTGGAGAAACGAGGAACGGCAGCAACGGCACCAGCTGAAATCATAAGATTGGACCAAATCAAGAATGATAATTATGAAAAACGCATCAAGACTGGTATTTCAGAAGTAGATCGCGTCTTTGGCGGCGGCATTGTGCCTGGATCTTTAATCTTGTTGTCAGGTGAGCCGGGAATCGGTAAGTCGACGATTTTGGCACAGATTGCGAATGCAATTGCATTGAACAGTGATAGTGGGGAAGTGTTTTATGCGAGTGGCGAAGAATCAGCGAGTCAGGTAAAGGCGCGTTTGGCACGCCTGAGTTGTGATTTCGCTAAGATTGGTTTTATTAGTGAGACGAACGTTGAGAAGATTGTGGCGGCGGCGAAGAAGCACAAGCCGAAATTATTAATCATTGACTCGATTCAAACGATGTATTCATCTGAGGCAATCTCAGAGGCGGGTGGTGTCAACCAGATTCGCGTTTCAACGGTGAAGTTTTTGGAACTAGCCAAGATTGATGGTATTTCGATTATTTTGATTGGGCATATTACCAAGGATGGATCAGTGGCTGGGCCGAAGAGCTTGGAGCATATGGTGGATACGGTGATTTATCTGGAGAGCGATGCGAATAAGGATTATCGGATGTTGCGTTCGACGAAAAATCGTTTCGGCTCGGTGAATGAGTTGG
This genomic interval from Patescibacteria group bacterium contains the following:
- the radA gene encoding DNA repair protein RadA, yielding MSAKTTTIYTCAKCDAQSQKWSGRCLSCGAWGTLGEETLNRQEVEKRGTAATAPAEIIRLDQIKNDNYEKRIKTGISEVDRVFGGGIVPGSLILLSGEPGIGKSTILAQIANAIALNSDSGEVFYASGEESASQVKARLARLSCDFAKIGFISETNVEKIVAAAKKHKPKLLIIDSIQTMYSSEAISEAGGVNQIRVSTVKFLELAKIDGISIILIGHITKDGSVAGPKSLEHMVDTVIYLESDANKDYRMLRSTKNRFGSVNELGVFEMTGAGFVEIKNPSAIFMHEGNELISGSAVCCVMDGTRPFLVEVQALVTKTLFGYPQRKVSGFDLNRLQVLTAVLTKRGGLNLTTQDVILNIVGGMKITDPVLDLSVCAAIISALLNQKIDHKTIFLGEVGLGGEVRNVGKLKERLAEAAKLGYTRAIVPNVDVKAGKMELIKVKNLSEVVNRIMHAA